In one Halosimplex halophilum genomic region, the following are encoded:
- a CDS encoding manganese catalase family protein, with the protein MFYHDDKLQYPVEVEEPDPAFAKMLQEAIGGVEGEMRVCLQYMFQAFGVPDEHAEYRKLLMETAVEEIGHIEMLATAVAKNLEGAPTELREEMQNDGAVNAAMSGMMPRQYLSAGMNAMPVDANGNPFNASYVVASGNLAADMYANVMAESTGRLLAARLWEMTDDPGMKDMLSYLVARDAMHQNQWLKALHSLGDPEDPFDHLPIPNTFPEEEMPDEFDYSFMSTTRDGEEYEAPWTQGPSVDGKEDFSFVWEGDMEGAMRDISAADPDTHNEVAGDD; encoded by the coding sequence GTGTTCTACCACGACGACAAACTCCAGTACCCGGTCGAAGTCGAAGAGCCCGACCCGGCGTTCGCGAAGATGCTGCAGGAGGCCATCGGCGGCGTCGAGGGCGAGATGCGCGTCTGCCTGCAGTACATGTTCCAGGCGTTCGGCGTGCCGGACGAACACGCCGAGTACCGCAAGCTCCTCATGGAGACGGCCGTCGAGGAGATCGGCCACATCGAGATGCTCGCGACCGCGGTCGCGAAGAACCTCGAAGGCGCGCCGACGGAACTGCGCGAGGAGATGCAAAACGACGGCGCGGTCAACGCCGCGATGTCCGGCATGATGCCCCGCCAGTACCTCTCGGCGGGGATGAACGCGATGCCGGTCGACGCGAACGGCAACCCGTTCAACGCCAGCTACGTGGTCGCGAGCGGCAACCTCGCGGCGGACATGTACGCCAACGTCATGGCCGAGTCGACCGGGCGGCTGCTCGCGGCGCGGCTCTGGGAGATGACCGACGACCCGGGGATGAAGGACATGCTGTCGTACCTGGTCGCCCGCGACGCGATGCACCAGAACCAGTGGCTGAAGGCGCTGCACTCGCTGGGCGACCCCGAAGACCCCTTCGACCACCTGCCGATCCCCAACACCTTCCCCGAGGAGGAGATGCCCGACGAGTTCGACTACTCCTTTATGTCCACCACCCGCGACGGCGAGGAGTACGAGGCGCCGTGGACGCAGGGCCCCTCCGTCGACGGCAAGGAGGACTTCTCGTTCGTCTGGGAGGGCGACATGGAGGGCGCGATGCGGGACATCTCCGCGGCCGACCCCGACACCCACAACGAGGTGGCCGGCGACGACTGA
- a CDS encoding alpha-amylase family protein, translated as MYGVVTRNEPELEWAEFDRAFYEVKDVTGRAAEPVDNGVNMVSCFGDNKAAADNPDLVPVSDEGEQATRERPYFDWAYVCPTHERYREGLLEIIEDAAEANEDVRLDDVGFPREEYCHCDRCEETFAASEFDDWRAWRASVITEFVAEARERVPGDLYLTLYPDPYPGHIYDRAGLDVDELAEYVDEFVVPLYDMAYSTTYWLEILAKGFVDELDSPFSIELYAVEVDIDDLVHATEVAEEYAESVLFGYDASNARATVRRMRADARDGEQFGPE; from the coding sequence ATGTACGGCGTCGTCACGCGCAACGAGCCCGAGCTGGAGTGGGCGGAGTTCGACCGCGCCTTCTACGAGGTCAAGGACGTGACCGGCCGCGCGGCCGAGCCCGTCGACAACGGCGTCAACATGGTCTCCTGTTTCGGCGACAACAAGGCCGCCGCCGACAACCCCGACCTGGTCCCCGTCAGCGACGAGGGCGAACAGGCGACCCGCGAGCGCCCGTACTTCGACTGGGCGTACGTCTGTCCCACCCACGAGCGCTACCGCGAGGGCCTGCTGGAGATAATCGAAGACGCAGCCGAGGCGAACGAGGACGTGCGCCTCGACGACGTGGGTTTCCCCCGCGAGGAGTACTGTCACTGCGACCGCTGCGAGGAGACCTTCGCGGCCAGCGAGTTCGACGACTGGCGCGCCTGGCGGGCGTCGGTCATCACCGAGTTCGTCGCCGAGGCCCGCGAGCGCGTCCCCGGCGACCTGTATCTCACGCTCTACCCCGACCCCTACCCGGGACACATCTACGACCGCGCGGGACTCGACGTGGACGAACTCGCCGAGTACGTCGACGAGTTCGTCGTCCCGCTGTACGACATGGCCTACTCGACGACCTACTGGCTGGAGATCCTCGCGAAGGGGTTCGTCGACGAACTCGACTCGCCGTTCTCGATCGAGCTCTACGCGGTCGAGGTCGACATCGACGACCTCGTCCACGCGACGGAGGTCGCCGAGGAGTACGCCGAGTCGGTGCTGTTCGGCTACGACGCCAGCAACGCCCGCGCGACGGTCCGGCGGATGCGTGCCGACGCCCGCGACGGCGAGCAGTTCGGCCCGGAGTAG
- a CDS encoding NAD(P)-dependent oxidoreductase, with the protein MPTVGVIGVGYIGKTFLDRLADTEYDTVAYDVDESQVEAATERGASPAESPADATRRSEFVVLALPGTLEVEAVMESDDGVLGALSGGQTVVDATTTHPDTSRECERWCEERDAAFVEAPITRAAPRDGAHMMVGGTDDAYESARELVEALSDDHLHVGPAGKATVLKLALQMRYAGQNALDAEIVEFTRDNGVDPAHLRDFFGMDVWEHYLNREFAQDIEGLGGLAIWHKDIGYARDAARENGTALPINAAVHEAYKATTRRAGPDEGHAATLLRYWELLNDAADREFQPAED; encoded by the coding sequence ATGCCCACAGTCGGAGTCATCGGCGTCGGCTACATCGGGAAGACGTTCCTCGACCGGCTGGCCGACACCGAGTACGACACCGTCGCATACGACGTGGACGAGTCACAGGTCGAAGCGGCGACCGAGCGCGGCGCGAGCCCCGCCGAGAGCCCCGCGGACGCGACGCGCCGGTCGGAGTTCGTCGTCCTCGCGCTCCCCGGGACGCTGGAGGTCGAGGCGGTCATGGAGAGCGACGACGGCGTCCTCGGCGCGCTCTCGGGGGGTCAGACCGTCGTCGACGCGACGACGACCCACCCGGACACCTCTCGCGAGTGCGAGCGGTGGTGCGAGGAGCGCGACGCCGCGTTCGTCGAGGCGCCGATCACCCGCGCGGCGCCCCGCGACGGCGCGCACATGATGGTCGGCGGGACCGACGACGCCTACGAGTCGGCCCGCGAACTGGTCGAAGCCCTCAGCGACGACCACCTCCACGTCGGCCCGGCCGGGAAGGCCACGGTCCTCAAGCTCGCGCTGCAGATGCGCTATGCCGGACAGAACGCACTCGACGCGGAGATCGTCGAGTTCACGCGGGACAACGGGGTCGACCCCGCCCACCTCCGCGACTTCTTCGGCATGGACGTGTGGGAGCACTACCTCAACCGCGAGTTCGCCCAGGACATCGAGGGGCTCGGCGGGCTCGCGATCTGGCACAAGGACATCGGCTACGCGCGCGACGCCGCCCGGGAGAACGGAACCGCGCTCCCGATCAACGCGGCCGTCCACGAGGCGTACAAGGCGACGACCCGCCGGGCCGGCCCGGACGAGGGTCACGCCGCGACGCTGCTGCGGTACTGGGAACTGCTCAACGACGCCGCCGACCGGGAGTTCCAGCCCGCGGAGGACTGA
- a CDS encoding NADP-dependent malic enzyme, with product MTLEDDSLEYHRADPPGKIEIRTTKSTSTQRDLSLAYSPGVAGPCRAIDEDPEAAYEYTSKGNLVGVVSDGSAVLGLGDIGPQASKPVMEGKGVLFKRFADIDVFDIEVDHTEPDEFVDAVAGMESTFGGINLEDIAAPKCFVIEERLRERMDIPVFHDDQHGTAIISGAALLNAAEISGKDLETLEVTFAGAGAAAIATAKFYVSLGVREENITMVDIDGILTTERAEAGDLNEYNREFASDVPEGDLGDAMVDADMLVGLSAGGIVDAEMVRSMAADPIIFAMANPEPEIGYEEAKSAREDTVIMATGRSDYPNQVNNVLGFPFLFRGALDVRATEINEAMKVAAAEALADLAKRDVPDAVRRAYGDQPLQFGPEYIIPKPLDTRVLFEVAPAVAEAAMESGAARETVDPDTYVERLEARLGKSREMMRIVLNKAKTDPQRVALAEGANEKIIRAAHQMEEEGVAEPVLIGNRTTVERKVGGLNLDFDPEVVDPGAGEYDEYVDRLYELRQRKGMTRKEAAEVVRDDDYFASVMVERGDADAMLTGLTHHYPSALRPPLQVIGTEDGVDHAAGVYMLSFENRVVFVADATVNQDPDEATLAEVTRHAAGVARRFDVEPRAALLSYSDFGSVDNEGTRKPRNAAQRLREDPTVDFPVDGEMQADTAVVEDLLVGDYEFAEIDEPANVLVLPNLEAGNIVYKLLQRLGGAEAVGPMLAGMAEPVHVLQRDDEVKDIVNLAAVATLDAQGSE from the coding sequence ATGACTCTCGAAGACGACTCCCTGGAGTACCACCGGGCGGACCCGCCCGGCAAGATCGAGATACGGACGACCAAGTCGACGAGCACCCAGCGCGACCTCAGCCTGGCGTACTCGCCGGGCGTCGCCGGTCCCTGCCGGGCCATCGACGAGGACCCCGAAGCCGCGTACGAGTACACCTCGAAGGGCAACCTGGTCGGCGTCGTCTCCGACGGCTCGGCCGTGCTCGGCCTCGGCGACATCGGCCCGCAGGCCTCGAAACCCGTCATGGAGGGGAAGGGCGTCCTGTTCAAGCGCTTCGCGGACATCGACGTGTTCGACATCGAGGTCGACCACACCGAGCCCGACGAGTTCGTCGACGCGGTGGCGGGCATGGAGTCGACCTTCGGCGGGATCAACCTGGAGGACATCGCGGCGCCCAAATGCTTCGTCATCGAGGAGCGGCTGCGCGAGCGGATGGACATCCCCGTGTTCCACGACGACCAGCACGGCACCGCCATCATCTCCGGCGCCGCGCTGCTCAACGCCGCGGAGATCAGCGGGAAAGACCTCGAAACGCTGGAGGTCACCTTCGCCGGGGCGGGCGCGGCGGCCATCGCGACGGCGAAGTTCTACGTCTCGCTGGGGGTCAGGGAGGAGAACATCACGATGGTCGACATCGACGGCATCCTGACGACCGAGCGGGCCGAGGCGGGCGACCTCAACGAGTACAACCGCGAGTTCGCGAGCGACGTGCCCGAGGGCGACCTGGGGGACGCGATGGTCGACGCGGACATGCTCGTCGGGCTCTCGGCGGGCGGGATCGTCGACGCGGAGATGGTCCGGTCGATGGCCGCGGACCCGATCATCTTCGCGATGGCCAACCCCGAGCCGGAGATCGGCTACGAGGAGGCCAAGAGCGCCCGCGAGGACACGGTCATCATGGCGACCGGGCGCTCGGACTACCCCAACCAGGTGAACAACGTGCTCGGGTTCCCGTTCCTGTTCCGCGGCGCGCTCGACGTTCGCGCGACGGAGATCAACGAGGCGATGAAGGTCGCGGCGGCGGAGGCGCTGGCCGACCTGGCGAAGCGGGACGTGCCCGACGCCGTCCGGCGCGCCTACGGCGACCAGCCGCTGCAGTTCGGCCCGGAGTACATCATCCCGAAGCCGCTCGACACGCGCGTGCTCTTCGAGGTCGCACCGGCCGTCGCGGAGGCCGCGATGGAGTCGGGCGCCGCCCGCGAGACGGTCGACCCCGACACCTACGTCGAGCGCCTGGAGGCCCGGCTGGGCAAGTCCCGCGAGATGATGCGGATCGTCCTGAACAAGGCCAAGACCGACCCCCAGCGGGTGGCCCTCGCGGAGGGCGCCAACGAGAAGATCATCAGGGCCGCCCACCAGATGGAGGAGGAAGGAGTCGCCGAGCCCGTCCTCATCGGCAACCGGACGACAGTCGAGCGGAAGGTCGGCGGGCTGAACCTCGACTTCGACCCCGAGGTCGTCGATCCGGGGGCGGGCGAGTACGACGAGTACGTCGACCGGCTCTACGAGCTGCGCCAGCGGAAGGGGATGACCCGCAAGGAGGCGGCGGAGGTCGTCCGCGACGACGACTACTTCGCGTCGGTGATGGTGGAACGCGGCGACGCCGACGCGATGCTGACCGGGCTGACCCATCACTACCCCTCCGCCCTGCGCCCGCCGCTGCAGGTCATCGGCACCGAGGACGGCGTCGACCACGCCGCCGGCGTGTACATGCTATCCTTCGAGAACCGCGTCGTGTTCGTCGCCGACGCGACGGTCAACCAGGACCCCGACGAGGCGACGCTGGCGGAGGTGACCCGCCACGCGGCGGGCGTCGCACGGCGGTTCGACGTGGAGCCGCGGGCGGCGCTTTTGTCGTACTCGGACTTCGGCAGCGTCGACAACGAGGGGACCCGCAAGCCCCGGAACGCGGCGCAGCGGCTCCGCGAGGACCCGACCGTGGATTTCCCGGTCGACGGGGAGATGCAGGCCGACACCGCCGTCGTCGAGGACCTGCTCGTCGGCGACTACGAGTTCGCCGAGATCGACGAGCCGGCGAACGTGCTCGTGCTCCCGAACCTCGAAGCCGGTAATATCGTCTACAAGCTCCTCCAGCGGCTCGGCGGCGCGGAGGCCGTCGGCCCGATGCTCGCCGGGATGGCCGAGCCCGTCCACGTCCTCCAGCGCGACGACGAGGTGAAGGACATCGTCAACCTGGCCGCCGTGGCGACCCTCGACGCGCAGGGGTCCGAGTAG
- a CDS encoding sugar phosphate isomerase/epimerase family protein, whose product MRLGGPVFADHDTPGEWIDALDDLGYGAAYCPVDPDADPETVRAYREAAAEADVEIAEVGAWGVNPVSPDPDEREDAVASCARHLELADAVGANCAVNVAGSRGDSWAGPHPENFDADTFDLVVESVREIIDAADPDSASYTLEAMPTTVPDSVDSYCRLLDAVDRDAFAVHFDPVNLVASPRRYADTAGLIDEFVDELGERIQCVHLKDVAMGGEPLVHLSEVPPGEGNLDYRALLRALDDLDDDLPVMLEHLDGPEAYERAADHVRSVADEVGVSV is encoded by the coding sequence ATGCGACTCGGCGGCCCGGTCTTCGCGGACCACGACACGCCCGGAGAGTGGATCGACGCGCTGGACGACCTCGGCTACGGGGCGGCCTACTGCCCGGTCGACCCCGACGCGGACCCGGAGACGGTCCGCGCCTATCGCGAGGCCGCCGCGGAGGCGGACGTGGAGATCGCCGAGGTGGGCGCGTGGGGAGTGAACCCCGTCAGCCCCGACCCCGACGAGCGCGAGGACGCGGTCGCGTCCTGCGCACGCCACCTCGAACTGGCCGACGCCGTGGGGGCGAACTGCGCCGTCAACGTCGCCGGCTCCCGCGGGGACTCGTGGGCCGGCCCCCACCCCGAGAACTTCGACGCCGACACCTTCGATCTGGTCGTCGAGTCGGTTCGGGAGATAATCGACGCCGCGGATCCCGATTCGGCCAGCTACACGCTCGAAGCGATGCCGACGACGGTGCCCGATTCCGTCGACAGCTACTGCCGCCTGCTCGACGCGGTCGACCGCGACGCCTTTGCCGTCCACTTCGACCCCGTCAACCTCGTCGCCTCGCCGCGCCGCTACGCCGACACCGCGGGCCTCATCGACGAGTTCGTCGACGAACTGGGCGAGCGGATCCAGTGTGTCCACCTCAAGGACGTGGCGATGGGGGGCGAGCCGCTCGTCCACCTCTCGGAGGTGCCGCCCGGCGAGGGGAACCTCGACTACCGCGCCCTGCTGCGGGCGCTCGACGATCTCGACGACGACCTGCCGGTCATGCTCGAACACCTCGACGGCCCCGAGGCGTACGAACGGGCGGCCGACCACGTCCGGAGCGTGGCCGACGAGGTCGGCGTCTCGGTCTGA
- the pyrI gene encoding aspartate carbamoyltransferase regulatory subunit has protein sequence MSDRELRVSKIRNGTVVDHITAGQALNVLAILGIDADSGETVSVGMRVPSDRLGSKDIVKVEGRELSQDEVDVLSLIAPAATINIVREFDVVEKHRVERPEEVVGVLSCPNRHCITTEDEPVQSRFDVLDDGIRCTYCDTIVRDSIAEQIDVA, from the coding sequence ATGAGCGACCGCGAACTCCGCGTCTCGAAGATCCGCAACGGCACCGTCGTCGACCACATCACCGCCGGCCAGGCGCTGAACGTGCTGGCCATCCTCGGCATCGACGCCGACAGCGGCGAGACGGTCAGCGTCGGCATGCGCGTCCCCAGCGACCGCCTCGGCAGCAAGGACATCGTCAAGGTCGAGGGCCGCGAGCTGAGCCAGGACGAGGTGGACGTGCTCTCGCTGATCGCCCCCGCGGCGACGATCAACATCGTCCGCGAGTTCGACGTGGTCGAGAAACACCGCGTCGAGCGTCCCGAGGAGGTCGTCGGCGTCCTCTCCTGTCCCAACCGCCACTGCATCACCACCGAGGACGAGCCCGTCCAGTCCCGGTTCGACGTGCTCGACGACGGGATCCGCTGTACCTACTGCGACACCATCGTCCGCGACTCCATCGCCGAGCAGATCGACGTGGCCTGA
- a CDS encoding NUDIX hydrolase has protein sequence MTAVDNLWYLATEARQAAEQVYHRFADEYDDFVEFRTTRTVSRERFRTVAERIEAQGLPYGAHTLAYRPSGELLLVKQAAIDTWVLPGGEVEPDESVREGARRELGEEAGIDVSYDGLGVLGEVRFRGDGHETWGVLPIFEGEAESTDPEVADPDGEITDARWFDELPENTRDRSVLREWRQKRFGE, from the coding sequence ATGACGGCCGTCGACAACCTCTGGTACCTCGCCACCGAGGCCCGCCAGGCAGCCGAACAGGTGTACCACCGCTTCGCCGACGAGTACGACGACTTCGTCGAATTCCGGACCACCCGGACGGTCTCCCGGGAGCGCTTCCGGACCGTCGCCGAGCGCATCGAGGCCCAGGGGCTCCCCTACGGCGCGCACACGCTCGCCTACCGCCCCTCGGGCGAACTCCTGCTCGTCAAGCAGGCGGCCATCGACACCTGGGTCCTCCCCGGCGGCGAGGTCGAACCCGACGAGTCCGTCCGCGAGGGCGCCCGCCGGGAGCTCGGCGAGGAGGCGGGAATCGACGTGTCCTACGACGGTCTCGGGGTCCTCGGCGAGGTCCGCTTCCGCGGCGACGGCCACGAGACGTGGGGCGTCCTCCCCATCTTCGAGGGCGAGGCCGAGTCGACCGACCCCGAAGTCGCCGACCCCGACGGCGAGATCACCGACGCTCGCTGGTTCGACGAACTGCCCGAAAACACCCGGGATCGGTCGGTCCTCCGCGAGTGGCGCCAGAAACGGTTCGGCGAGTGA
- a CDS encoding hydroxyacid dehydrogenase, with protein MDILVALPPGDLRESFFPPDLRARLESLGTVEWPDASLSEADLVDRIGGVDVLVTGWESPKVTAEVAEAADDLALVAHTGGSVAPVVAEAVYDAGIAVASANDVMADHTAEHTLALLVGHLRSVPALDRAVADSEWVPEDADIRTLHGAEVGLVGLGTIGRKLLDHLAPFEPDVTVYDPYVDPEALSAWPFASLGDLDAALDSSVVSIHAARTEETVGMLDAGRLSQVPDGALLVNTARAEIVDEDAMLAELRSGRIAAALDVYHEEPLPVDHELRDLDGVLATPHVGGSQIRPPLTAAVLDDVERWKDGESLEHRVPREQWATMTR; from the coding sequence ATGGACATCCTCGTCGCGCTCCCGCCGGGCGACCTCCGCGAGTCGTTCTTCCCGCCGGACCTGCGCGCCCGCCTCGAATCGCTGGGAACCGTCGAGTGGCCCGACGCGTCGCTCTCGGAGGCGGACCTCGTCGACCGGATCGGCGGCGTCGACGTGCTCGTGACCGGCTGGGAGAGCCCGAAAGTGACCGCCGAGGTCGCCGAGGCGGCCGACGACCTCGCGCTCGTCGCGCACACCGGCGGGAGCGTCGCGCCGGTCGTCGCCGAGGCCGTCTACGACGCCGGGATCGCCGTCGCCAGCGCCAACGACGTGATGGCAGACCACACCGCCGAACACACGCTCGCGCTGCTGGTGGGTCACCTGCGGTCGGTCCCGGCGCTCGACCGCGCGGTGGCCGACAGCGAGTGGGTCCCGGAAGACGCGGACATCCGGACGCTCCACGGCGCCGAGGTCGGACTGGTCGGCCTGGGTACGATCGGGCGGAAACTGCTCGACCACCTCGCGCCGTTCGAGCCGGACGTGACGGTCTACGACCCGTACGTCGACCCCGAGGCGCTGTCGGCGTGGCCGTTCGCGTCGCTCGGGGACCTCGACGCCGCGCTGGACTCGTCGGTGGTCTCGATCCACGCCGCCCGGACCGAGGAGACGGTCGGCATGCTCGACGCCGGGCGACTCTCACAGGTCCCGGACGGGGCGCTGCTGGTCAACACCGCCCGGGCCGAGATCGTCGACGAGGACGCGATGCTGGCGGAACTCCGCTCGGGCCGGATCGCGGCGGCGCTAGACGTGTACCACGAGGAACCCCTTCCCGTCGACCACGAGCTCCGGGACCTCGACGGCGTCCTCGCGACGCCGCACGTCGGCGGGTCGCAGATCCGGCCGCCGCTGACGGCGGCGGTCCTCGACGACGTCGAGCGCTGGAAGGACGGGGAGTCGCTCGAACACCGCGTCCCGCGCGAGCAGTGGGCGACGATGACGCGGTGA
- a CDS encoding DUF1918 domain-containing protein, with amino-acid sequence MAFEEDDRVILHDEHSEYDGQEGTITQVVETMFGDENYTVSFEDGQEAGVSEDSLEAAEE; translated from the coding sequence ATGGCATTCGAAGAGGACGACCGCGTCATCCTCCACGACGAGCACAGCGAGTACGACGGGCAAGAAGGCACGATCACGCAGGTCGTCGAGACGATGTTCGGCGACGAGAACTACACGGTCTCCTTCGAGGACGGCCAGGAAGCGGGCGTCTCCGAGGACAGCCTCGAAGCCGCCGAGGAGTAA
- a CDS encoding RraA family protein, whose protein sequence is MADRPLSEEDRAELLDAFEGLRVPDVTDGMDFLGFHDVNRLDSSIEPLHRDFEEFSHRFVGFANTIRFLPARRPRDLPAQSERDFETTTEWRDEWYGDLSGEPDDIREGDVVVVESHEMDVGIVGSANSLDWDGEGAVGVVTNGGPRDTDEIVKQGTPVYAKDRNKTIIPGRAELDDTHVPVNVGGAQIRTDDVVVADGDGVVVVPREHARAVADAARREQADDQEYRRQLYEKAGLEPDFTLDGED, encoded by the coding sequence ATGGCCGACCGACCCCTCTCCGAGGAGGACCGCGCCGAACTGCTCGACGCCTTCGAGGGCCTCCGGGTGCCCGACGTGACCGACGGGATGGACTTCCTCGGGTTCCACGACGTGAACCGGCTCGACTCGTCCATCGAGCCGCTCCACCGCGACTTCGAGGAGTTCTCCCACCGCTTCGTCGGCTTCGCCAACACGATCCGGTTCCTCCCCGCCCGGCGGCCCCGGGACCTGCCCGCCCAGTCCGAGCGGGACTTCGAGACGACGACCGAGTGGCGCGACGAGTGGTACGGCGACCTCTCGGGCGAGCCCGACGATATCCGGGAGGGCGACGTGGTCGTCGTCGAATCCCACGAGATGGACGTGGGGATCGTCGGGTCGGCGAACTCCCTGGACTGGGACGGCGAGGGCGCCGTCGGCGTCGTCACCAACGGCGGGCCCCGCGACACCGACGAGATCGTCAAACAGGGGACGCCCGTCTACGCGAAGGACCGCAACAAGACGATCATCCCCGGCCGCGCCGAACTCGACGACACGCACGTCCCCGTCAACGTCGGCGGCGCGCAGATCCGCACCGACGACGTGGTCGTCGCCGACGGCGACGGCGTCGTGGTCGTCCCCCGCGAGCACGCCCGCGCGGTCGCCGACGCCGCCCGCCGCGAGCAGGCCGACGACCAGGAGTACCGCCGTCAGCTCTACGAGAAGGCCGGCCTCGAACCCGATTTTACGCTCGACGGCGAGGACTGA
- a CDS encoding helix-turn-helix domain-containing protein produces MPRATLEITVPDSVWIGELSREYPDAQFEILTVFPKEDGGVALAEIAADDIEAVVLAMDEYDEVTNTDFLQRTADTGLVQFETSNPVLLLPVRNAGTPLELPFTVVDGSVEWEVTAPRDRLSTLGDQLRQFGIEFEVMAVRQEMETEQLLTPKQLRLVQTAVEEGYYDTPRECTLTELADEADIAKSTCSETLHRAEEKIVKEFVDETDQTDERAPAMRA; encoded by the coding sequence ATGCCGCGGGCCACTCTGGAGATCACCGTGCCGGACTCGGTGTGGATCGGCGAATTGTCGCGCGAGTATCCGGACGCACAGTTCGAGATCCTGACGGTCTTCCCGAAGGAGGACGGCGGGGTCGCGCTGGCGGAGATCGCCGCCGACGACATCGAGGCGGTCGTCCTGGCGATGGACGAGTACGACGAGGTGACCAACACGGACTTCCTCCAGCGGACGGCCGACACCGGGCTCGTGCAGTTCGAGACCTCCAACCCCGTCCTCCTGCTCCCGGTGCGCAACGCCGGGACGCCGCTGGAACTGCCCTTTACGGTCGTCGACGGGAGCGTCGAGTGGGAGGTCACGGCCCCGCGGGACCGCCTCTCCACGCTGGGCGACCAGCTCCGGCAGTTCGGCATCGAGTTCGAGGTCATGGCCGTCCGCCAGGAGATGGAGACCGAGCAGCTGCTGACGCCGAAACAGCTCCGGCTCGTCCAGACGGCCGTCGAGGAGGGGTACTACGACACGCCGCGGGAGTGTACGCTCACCGAGCTCGCCGACGAGGCCGACATCGCCAAGTCGACCTGCAGCGAGACGCTCCACCGCGCCGAGGAGAAGATCGTCAAGGAGTTCGTCGACGAGACCGACCAGACCGACGAGCGGGCGCCCGCGATGCGCGCCTGA
- the pyrB gene encoding aspartate carbamoyltransferase — protein MRHDHIISAKQLSRADIEAVLDRAAEVAADPESFADRHENALLGLCFFEPSTRTKMSFTAAIKRLGGDVVDMGTVESSSVKKGESLADTVRVVEGYADALVLRHPSEGSAQMASEFVDVPLINAGDGAGQHPTQTLLDLYTIRESAGFDDLTVGIMGDLKYGRTVHSLAHALTNFDADQHFISPESLQLPRSVRYDLHEEGASIREHTELEPVLPELDVLYVTRIQAERFPDESEYRAVAGEYQIDAETLEAARDDLTVMHPLPRVDEIAHEIDDTDYAHYFQQAHNGVPVRMALLDLLLGGDE, from the coding sequence ATGCGTCACGACCACATTATCAGTGCGAAACAACTCTCGCGGGCGGACATCGAGGCGGTGTTGGACCGGGCGGCGGAGGTGGCCGCCGACCCCGAGTCGTTCGCCGACCGCCACGAGAACGCCCTGCTCGGGCTCTGTTTCTTCGAGCCGAGCACGCGGACGAAGATGAGCTTCACCGCGGCGATAAAGCGGCTGGGCGGCGACGTGGTGGACATGGGCACCGTCGAGTCCTCCAGCGTCAAGAAGGGCGAGAGCCTCGCGGACACGGTCCGGGTGGTCGAGGGCTACGCCGACGCCCTGGTGTTGCGCCACCCCAGCGAGGGGTCGGCCCAGATGGCCAGCGAGTTCGTCGACGTGCCGCTGATCAACGCCGGCGACGGCGCCGGCCAGCACCCCACACAGACCCTGCTCGACCTCTACACGATCCGCGAGTCGGCGGGTTTCGACGACCTGACGGTCGGGATCATGGGCGACCTGAAGTACGGTCGCACCGTGCACTCGCTGGCCCACGCGCTGACGAACTTCGACGCCGACCAGCACTTCATCAGCCCGGAGAGCCTCCAGCTCCCCCGGAGCGTCCGCTACGACCTCCACGAGGAGGGCGCGTCGATCCGCGAGCACACCGAGCTCGAACCGGTCCTGCCGGAACTCGACGTGCTGTACGTCACCCGGATCCAGGCCGAGCGGTTCCCCGACGAGAGCGAGTACCGCGCGGTCGCCGGCGAGTACCAGATCGACGCAGAGACGCTGGAGGCGGCCCGCGACGACCTGACGGTCATGCACCCGCTGCCCCGCGTCGACGAGATCGCCCACGAGATCGACGACACCGACTACGCCCACTACTTCCAGCAGGCCCACAACGGCGTCCCCGTCAGGATGGCGCTGCTGGACCTGCTGCTCGGAGGTGACGAATGA